In the Bradyrhizobium guangzhouense genome, one interval contains:
- a CDS encoding HlyD family secretion protein, with the protein MAEQVLKFQPEQKIDSGKPTKKAGTDPRRRFVAGLRRYRRFLLMVVLPIVAVVAGLALYLNGGRYVGTDDAYVGAQKVLVTPDISGKIQKVVVKEGQSVAKGDELFEIDPVPFRLAVDEAKAQLAQAQTTYDNLIANIKIYGDMLDLAQQGVDLKKRDVERKQALVKNSFGSQLDLDNASNALVTAGAQAQFIKQQLSNAKTQLLGNPQLPLEQFPPYVQAKAKLEDTQRNLDHTLLRAPMDGIATQVDQIQLGRFVAAGTPVFSIIDVAHPWVDANPKESDLTYVTEGQNVTLEVDAFPNHVFKGKISSLSPGTGAQFAILPPQNATGNFVKVVQRVPIRIYFDESDKYVKKLKAGMSVYASIDTGHKRSLAGLLGLSATAGQDKD; encoded by the coding sequence ATGGCTGAACAAGTCCTCAAATTCCAGCCCGAGCAGAAGATCGACAGCGGCAAGCCGACCAAGAAGGCCGGCACCGATCCGCGCCGCCGCTTTGTCGCGGGCTTGCGCCGCTATCGCCGCTTTCTGCTGATGGTGGTGCTGCCGATCGTGGCCGTCGTCGCCGGCCTCGCCCTCTATCTCAATGGCGGCCGCTATGTCGGCACCGACGATGCCTATGTCGGCGCGCAGAAGGTGCTGGTGACGCCCGACATCTCCGGCAAGATCCAGAAGGTGGTCGTGAAGGAGGGCCAGTCGGTCGCGAAGGGCGACGAGCTGTTCGAGATCGATCCCGTGCCGTTCCGTCTCGCAGTCGACGAAGCCAAGGCGCAACTCGCCCAGGCGCAGACGACCTATGACAATCTCATCGCCAACATCAAGATCTACGGTGACATGCTCGATCTCGCCCAGCAGGGCGTCGACCTGAAAAAACGCGACGTCGAGCGCAAACAGGCGCTGGTGAAGAACAGCTTCGGCTCGCAGCTCGACCTCGACAACGCCTCGAACGCGCTGGTCACCGCAGGCGCGCAGGCGCAGTTCATCAAGCAGCAGCTCTCCAACGCCAAGACGCAATTGCTCGGCAATCCCCAGCTGCCGCTGGAACAGTTCCCGCCTTACGTCCAGGCAAAAGCCAAGCTCGAAGACACCCAGCGCAATCTCGATCACACCCTGCTGCGCGCGCCGATGGACGGCATCGCGACTCAGGTGGATCAGATCCAGCTCGGCCGCTTCGTCGCGGCCGGAACGCCGGTGTTCTCCATCATCGACGTCGCCCATCCCTGGGTCGACGCCAATCCGAAGGAGAGCGATCTCACCTACGTCACCGAAGGCCAGAATGTAACCCTCGAGGTCGACGCGTTCCCGAACCACGTCTTCAAGGGCAAGATCAGCTCGCTCTCGCCCGGCACCGGCGCGCAATTCGCGATCCTGCCGCCGCAGAACGCCACCGGCAATTTCGTCAAGGTGGTGCAGCGCGTGCCGATCCGCATCTATTTCGACGAGAGCGACAAATACGTGAAGAAGCTGAAGGCCGGCATGAGCGTCTATGCCAGCATCGACACCGGCCATAAGCGTTCGCTCGCCGGCCTGCTCGGCCTGTCGGCCACCGCGGGTCAGGACAAGGACTAA
- a CDS encoding MDR family MFS transporter, which yields MSGPNAHLMVPGLRRNMVTICAMTATIMQALDTTIANVALPYMQGTLSASQDQINWVLTSYIVAAAIMTAPVGWIANRYGRKRIFIICSAGFTLASVLCGLAQDINQMVLFRLLQGVFGAALVPLSQAVMLDYYTLQERATAMSIWGMGVMMGPIMGPSLGAWLTETYSWHWVFFVNLPFGIVTVLGLGVFMDETDKNLSLKFDWFGFGALALAIGALQLALDRGEQLDWFESVEIVTEFVISGVAFYYFFAHSFTTSRPFIQFALFKDRNFLTGCIFMTVMGLVLYSTMALASPYLQNVIGYPIMTAGGLLASRGFGTFFAMMMVGRIMKYIEARTLIICGLTLTAASLFQMTGWTDQTQVPEIVIVSVMQGFGFGLVFVPLSTVSFLTLPNHLRTDGTSMLTLLRNVASSVGISIVIAQLTQGTRRTYAILSENINPFNHALQMPDVHSLLNLSTDAGRAMADRMVSVQAQIIAFAHDYQLVMFFILCTIPLALMIGSTKAALRKQAAGPEHAVME from the coding sequence ATGTCCGGCCCCAATGCCCATTTGATGGTCCCGGGCCTGCGCCGGAACATGGTGACGATCTGCGCCATGACGGCAACCATCATGCAGGCCCTGGACACCACCATCGCCAACGTCGCCCTGCCCTACATGCAGGGTACGTTGTCGGCCTCGCAGGACCAGATCAACTGGGTGCTGACCTCCTACATCGTCGCCGCCGCGATCATGACGGCGCCGGTGGGCTGGATCGCCAACCGCTACGGCCGCAAGCGCATCTTCATCATCTGCTCGGCCGGCTTCACGCTGGCCTCGGTGCTGTGCGGCCTCGCGCAGGACATCAACCAGATGGTGCTGTTCCGCCTGCTGCAGGGCGTGTTCGGCGCGGCGCTGGTGCCGCTGTCGCAAGCCGTGATGCTCGATTATTACACGCTGCAGGAACGCGCGACCGCCATGTCGATCTGGGGCATGGGCGTGATGATGGGCCCGATCATGGGACCGTCGCTCGGCGCCTGGCTGACCGAGACCTATTCCTGGCACTGGGTGTTCTTCGTCAATCTGCCGTTCGGCATCGTCACCGTGCTCGGGCTCGGCGTCTTCATGGACGAAACCGACAAGAATCTCAGCCTGAAGTTCGACTGGTTCGGCTTCGGCGCGCTGGCGCTCGCGATCGGCGCGCTTCAGCTCGCGCTCGACCGCGGCGAGCAGCTCGACTGGTTCGAGTCGGTCGAGATCGTGACCGAGTTCGTCATCTCCGGCGTGGCGTTCTATTACTTCTTCGCGCACTCCTTCACGACCTCACGGCCGTTCATCCAGTTCGCGCTGTTCAAAGACCGCAACTTCCTCACCGGCTGCATCTTCATGACGGTGATGGGCCTCGTGCTGTACTCGACCATGGCGCTGGCCTCACCCTACCTCCAGAACGTCATCGGCTATCCCATCATGACCGCCGGCGGCCTGCTCGCCAGCCGCGGCTTCGGCACCTTCTTCGCCATGATGATGGTCGGCCGCATCATGAAATACATCGAGGCGCGCACCCTGATCATCTGCGGCCTGACGCTGACGGCGGCCTCGCTGTTCCAGATGACCGGCTGGACCGACCAGACCCAGGTGCCGGAGATCGTCATCGTCAGCGTGATGCAGGGCTTCGGCTTCGGCCTCGTCTTCGTGCCGCTCTCGACCGTGTCGTTCCTGACGCTGCCGAACCATTTGCGCACCGACGGAACCTCGATGCTGACGCTCTTGCGCAACGTCGCGAGCTCGGTCGGCATCTCCATCGTGATCGCGCAGCTGACGCAGGGCACGCGCAGGACCTATGCGATCCTCTCGGAGAACATCAATCCGTTCAACCACGCGCTCCAGATGCCCGACGTGCACAGCCTGCTCAACCTCTCCACCGACGCCGGCCGCGCCATGGCCGACCGCATGGTCAGCGTGCAGGCACAGATCATCGCCTTCGCGCACGATTATCAGCTGGTGATGTTCTTCATCCTCTGCACCATCCCGCTCGCGCTGATGATCGGCTCGACCAAGGCCGCCCTGCGCAAGCAGGCGGCGGGGCCGGAGCATGCGGTGATGGAGTAG
- a CDS encoding phosphotransferase produces MARHGGIVVMTNPQLPAVAEPGYLTAALRKAGALDAGAVREVKVLHERDTVVSHITRIGLRYVGESAGAPQTLILKTPHADFAKTLAHGGRHEVAFYTKLAPNMPRGLVPRCFDGRFDEQGEAWHLLLEDLTDSHEIATRWPLPPSREQTFAIVSTLAHWHAAWWDHPDLGHSIGTRASPDDSAQHMETFAGHYDRFADLLGDRLSEERRLLYRRLIDQSGRLSERYHSRRNLSITHGDAHIWNFFLPRAGVADTVRIFDFDLWGVNVPTNDLAYMMALHWFPERRQALERPLLNLYHETLLASGITGYTRGALDRDYRLSVLWHITKPVWQWSINIPPVIWWHHLERIMMAVEDLGCEELL; encoded by the coding sequence ATTGCACGGCACGGGGGCATCGTGGTCATGACGAATCCGCAACTTCCGGCAGTCGCTGAACCTGGCTACCTCACGGCTGCATTGCGCAAGGCCGGCGCGCTGGACGCCGGCGCCGTGCGCGAGGTGAAAGTGCTGCATGAGCGCGATACCGTGGTGTCGCACATCACCCGGATCGGCCTGCGCTATGTCGGCGAATCAGCCGGCGCGCCGCAGACGCTGATCCTGAAGACGCCGCATGCCGACTTTGCCAAGACGCTCGCGCATGGCGGTCGGCACGAGGTGGCCTTCTACACCAAGCTCGCACCGAACATGCCGCGGGGGCTGGTGCCGCGCTGTTTCGACGGGCGCTTCGACGAACAGGGCGAGGCCTGGCATCTCCTGCTCGAGGACCTCACCGACAGCCACGAGATCGCCACCCGATGGCCGCTGCCGCCATCGCGCGAGCAGACATTCGCGATCGTCTCCACGCTCGCGCACTGGCATGCGGCCTGGTGGGACCATCCCGATCTCGGCCATTCCATCGGAACCCGGGCGAGCCCGGACGACAGCGCGCAGCATATGGAAACCTTTGCCGGTCATTACGACCGATTCGCCGATCTGCTCGGCGATCGCCTCAGCGAGGAGCGCCGGCTTCTTTATCGTCGCCTGATCGACCAGTCGGGCCGGCTATCCGAGCGTTACCATTCGCGTCGTAACCTCAGCATCACCCACGGCGATGCCCACATCTGGAATTTCTTCCTGCCGCGCGCCGGCGTCGCCGACACCGTTCGCATCTTCGATTTCGACCTGTGGGGCGTCAATGTCCCGACCAACGACCTCGCCTACATGATGGCGCTGCATTGGTTTCCGGAGCGCCGGCAGGCGCTGGAGCGTCCGCTGCTCAATCTCTATCACGAGACGTTGCTCGCAAGCGGCATCACCGGCTACACGCGCGGCGCGCTCGATCGTGACTACCGCCTGTCGGTGCTCTGGCACATCACCAAGCCGGTCTGGCAATGGAGCATCAACATCCCGCCGGTGATCTGGTGGCACCATCTGGAGCGGATCATGATGGCGGTCGAGGATCTGGGGTGCGAGGAGCTGCTGTAG
- a CDS encoding methyl-accepting chemotaxis protein — protein MKMRLSISSAIIAFGLLLVLGFSAVLATSVYALRELKVGGPLYSDIKLGNDLVADILPPPAYVLEAYLVATLAMREPDQLTAHGERLVQLRKDYEDRKAFWSASSLPADLKAALVSKSDVEVQKFWKLVFDQLMPALSSKDAAAAERAYAQLKATYTAHRGIIDGIVEGANKQNADMEKLAAERDASISYVVWGVSSVVLALIIGGIAFVAFGVVRPIVRMTGAMQKLATGDLTAEVPYATRRDEVGSMASALAVFKQGALDNARMREEQVRNEEQANLAKRKALLDMAATVERETGASVETATGATQGVERAATTLSDIARDLSMESQGVATASEQALASADTVSAAAEQLTASIREISAQLARASQVTASAVAGREQARTTIQALSGSVKKIAEVSDLIGGIAGQTNLLALNATIEAARAGEAGRGFAVVAAEVKSLSNQTAKSTEEIARLIAEIQASTQAAVDAVEEMGGQITEIDGVATSVAAAMEEQDAATREIARSIQESASAAKQVSAKITRVSHDADSVNARAAEMRDAISGVSSNLSSLQSLLVRTVRSSAAEVDRRLTKRYPTDLEVTVTDSRQAAHTTTLVDLSEGGAWIRCAPRLDLNETGLLRIKGFALPLPFTVRTHDGEAAHVAFALGDAQKAELARYIARNFGEEAAAA, from the coding sequence ATGAAAATGCGTTTATCGATTTCCTCGGCCATCATCGCGTTCGGCCTTCTCCTCGTGCTCGGCTTCTCGGCCGTGCTGGCCACCAGCGTCTATGCACTGCGCGAGCTGAAGGTCGGCGGCCCGCTCTACTCCGACATCAAGCTCGGTAACGATCTCGTCGCCGATATTTTGCCACCGCCGGCTTACGTGCTCGAAGCCTATCTGGTTGCAACTCTTGCGATGCGGGAGCCGGACCAGCTTACCGCTCACGGCGAGCGCCTGGTGCAGCTCAGGAAGGACTATGAAGACCGCAAGGCATTCTGGAGTGCGTCCAGCCTGCCAGCGGATCTGAAGGCGGCGCTGGTCTCCAAATCGGATGTCGAGGTTCAGAAGTTCTGGAAGTTGGTGTTCGATCAGCTCATGCCGGCCCTCTCGAGCAAGGACGCGGCGGCGGCCGAGCGTGCCTATGCGCAATTGAAGGCGACTTACACGGCCCATCGCGGCATCATCGACGGTATCGTCGAGGGGGCCAACAAGCAGAACGCCGACATGGAAAAGCTCGCAGCCGAGCGCGACGCTTCCATCTCCTATGTCGTGTGGGGCGTATCTTCCGTCGTGCTCGCGCTGATCATCGGCGGCATCGCCTTCGTCGCCTTTGGGGTCGTCCGTCCGATCGTGCGAATGACCGGCGCGATGCAGAAGCTCGCGACCGGCGATCTCACGGCGGAAGTGCCTTATGCCACGCGCCGCGACGAGGTAGGCTCGATGGCGAGCGCGCTGGCGGTGTTCAAACAGGGTGCGCTCGACAATGCGCGGATGCGCGAGGAGCAGGTTCGCAACGAGGAGCAAGCGAACCTCGCGAAGCGCAAGGCGCTGCTGGATATGGCTGCCACGGTGGAGCGCGAAACCGGCGCATCGGTCGAGACGGCCACCGGCGCGACCCAGGGCGTGGAGCGTGCTGCTACCACTCTCTCGGATATCGCGCGTGATCTGTCGATGGAATCGCAAGGCGTCGCCACGGCTTCCGAGCAGGCCTTGGCCAGCGCGGATACCGTTTCCGCTGCGGCAGAGCAACTGACGGCATCCATACGTGAGATTTCGGCGCAATTGGCGCGGGCAAGCCAGGTCACCGCATCGGCCGTCGCCGGTCGCGAGCAGGCGCGGACGACCATTCAGGCCCTCTCGGGGTCGGTGAAGAAGATCGCCGAAGTCTCCGATCTGATCGGGGGGATTGCCGGCCAGACCAATTTGCTTGCCTTGAACGCAACGATCGAGGCGGCCCGCGCCGGCGAGGCCGGTCGCGGCTTTGCGGTGGTCGCGGCCGAAGTCAAATCCTTGTCCAACCAGACCGCGAAATCGACCGAAGAGATTGCCCGGCTGATCGCCGAGATTCAGGCCTCGACCCAGGCCGCCGTGGATGCGGTCGAGGAGATGGGCGGCCAGATCACCGAGATCGATGGCGTCGCGACGTCGGTCGCCGCGGCCATGGAGGAGCAGGACGCCGCGACGCGCGAGATCGCGCGGTCGATCCAGGAATCGGCATCCGCGGCCAAGCAGGTGTCCGCCAAGATTACCCGCGTCAGTCATGACGCCGATTCCGTCAACGCGCGCGCGGCCGAGATGCGGGACGCGATTTCCGGCGTCTCTTCGAACCTGTCCTCGCTGCAATCGCTGCTGGTCCGCACGGTGCGCAGTTCGGCGGCGGAGGTCGACCGTCGTCTCACCAAGCGCTATCCGACCGATCTGGAAGTGACCGTCACCGACAGCCGGCAGGCCGCGCACACGACCACGCTGGTCGACCTTTCAGAGGGTGGTGCCTGGATCCGATGCGCGCCCCGGCTCGACCTTAACGAGACGGGCCTGCTGCGAATCAAGGGATTCGCATTGCCGCTCCCCTTCACGGTCCGGACCCATGACGGCGAAGCCGCGCATGTCGCCTTTGCCCTTGGCGATGCGCAAAAGGCAGAGCTCGCCCGCTACATCGCCCGGAATTTTGGAGAGGAAGCGGCGGCCGCCTGA
- the pcaG gene encoding protocatechuate 3,4-dioxygenase subunit alpha: MQDSVKPDGITPSQTVGPFFKYGLTPTGDYAWNDAFTNSTLTPDVSGDRVRIEGRVLDGDGAIVPDAMLEIWQADAQGRYADPQDKRALPNASFRGFARCGTDKDGNYSFDTIKPGAVPDADGKPQAPHIVLAVFARGMLRHLYTRIYFSDEAGNAADPVLALVPADRRATLIAVREAGKAVYKLDLRLQGDSETVFFDV; encoded by the coding sequence GTGCAGGATTCTGTGAAGCCCGATGGGATCACGCCGTCGCAGACGGTCGGCCCGTTCTTCAAATACGGCCTGACGCCGACAGGCGATTACGCCTGGAACGACGCCTTCACCAACTCGACGCTGACGCCCGACGTCTCCGGCGATCGCGTCCGCATCGAGGGACGGGTGCTCGACGGCGACGGCGCCATCGTGCCCGATGCCATGCTGGAGATCTGGCAGGCCGATGCGCAGGGGCGCTACGCCGATCCGCAGGACAAGCGCGCGCTGCCGAACGCGAGCTTCCGCGGCTTCGCCCGCTGCGGCACCGACAAGGACGGCAATTATTCCTTCGACACCATCAAGCCGGGCGCAGTGCCCGATGCCGACGGCAAGCCGCAGGCGCCGCACATCGTCCTGGCGGTCTTCGCCCGCGGCATGCTGCGGCATCTCTATACCCGCATCTATTTCAGCGACGAGGCCGGCAACGCCGCCGATCCCGTGCTGGCGCTGGTGCCGGCCGACCGCCGCGCCACGCTGATCGCGGTGCGCGAGGCCGGCAAGGCGGTCTACAAGCTCGACCTGCGTTTGCAGGGCGACAGTGAGACGGTGTTCTTCGACGTGTGA
- the pcaH gene encoding protocatechuate 3,4-dioxygenase subunit beta gives MTFIYPTDSNKAHPLPLSPEYKSSIKRAPNKPLIPMRHTLSELTGPVYGHETVREGDSDLTTQHKGEPLGERIIVHGHVRDEDGRGVPNSLVEIWQANACGRYVHVRDQHPAPLDPNFTGAGRTLSDASGYYRFVTIKPGAYPWGNHHNAWRPAHIHLSVFGYSFVTRLVTQMYFPGDPLFPFDPIFNSVPDEKARMRMVSSFDLENTKPEWALCYRFDIVLRGKNATPMENH, from the coding sequence ATGACATTCATCTATCCGACTGACAGCAACAAGGCGCATCCGCTGCCGCTGTCGCCCGAGTACAAGAGCTCGATCAAGCGCGCGCCGAACAAGCCCTTGATCCCGATGCGCCACACCCTGTCGGAACTGACCGGACCTGTGTACGGCCACGAGACCGTGCGCGAGGGCGACAGCGATCTCACCACCCAGCACAAGGGCGAGCCGCTCGGCGAGCGCATCATCGTGCACGGGCATGTCCGCGACGAGGACGGCCGCGGCGTGCCCAATTCGCTGGTCGAGATCTGGCAGGCCAATGCCTGCGGCCGCTACGTCCATGTCCGTGACCAGCATCCGGCGCCGCTCGATCCCAATTTCACCGGCGCGGGCCGCACGTTAAGCGATGCATCGGGCTATTACCGCTTCGTCACCATCAAGCCCGGCGCCTATCCCTGGGGCAATCACCACAACGCCTGGCGCCCCGCCCACATCCATCTCTCGGTGTTCGGCTATTCCTTCGTCACCCGCCTGGTGACGCAGATGTATTTCCCTGGAGATCCGCTGTTCCCGTTCGATCCCATCTTCAATTCGGTACCGGACGAGAAGGCGCGGATGCGGATGGTCTCTTCGTTCGACCTGGAGAACACCAAGCCCGAATGGGCGCTGTGCTACCGCTTCGACATCGTGCTGCGCGGCAAGAACGCCACCCCCATGGAGAACCATTAA